One Flavobacterium sp. 90 DNA segment encodes these proteins:
- a CDS encoding TonB-dependent receptor translates to MKITTLLILVAMFNVKASTYAQKTKVTLELNNSTIEKVIETIEQKTDFRFIYKLNDIDLDRTISISVKDQSIYVVLDRLFKGTPTEFKIRDTQIILKKPELKTEVIQFQKQTVSGIITDENGLPLPGASVFEEGTKNGMVTDFDGKYKLTVESNTAVIVVTFIGYKEKKVTANQSVINIQLLPDATNLQEIVVVGYGTTARKDVTGAVSSIAAKDMNQGAIVNPLSLISGKAAGVNITQVGSEPGSGPSVRIRGISSLIGGNDPLVVVDGIQGNMDLLNQVPPSEIETIDVLKDASATAVYGSRGAPGVIIVTTKKSKAGKTTLEYNGYTSIDFIPKKLDMLDANQWWQTAQSVGVPASSNHGSNTDWYGLLTQTGITQTHTLSFGGGTDKFNYRASITAILQDGVVINSSNQKYIGRLQATQLALNDKLKLTFNLNSGVNNVTNSIGSIGTVGYTSNLITNALLARPTDPVFNTDGSYFTDSTVFHYLNPYAAAQEVTNEKQEDNLFGSLKAELDLGKGFSANWFGSWRKTNSSTGFYMPSKSTDANAVEQNGFANIDNKRQNEKLTNLSLNYKKTFGIHSFNALALYEWQSQTYQGNYTQARGFISDEASYNALQFGDLSKVRTGDIRSYKNDRTLVSYLGRLNYSLLDRYLLTASIRRDGSSVFGANNKWGNFPSASVAWQINKESFMTNQNLFSELKLRVGYGVTGNQQGLLPQTSLPLVDSAGTIYFGGSLITNFGISQNANADLKWETKKQTNIGLDFALFENRLRGSIDVYDSTTDNLLFNYTVPQPPYPYDQIKANVGSISNKGLEVALAYDVIKSENSTLTLAGNVSFMKNEVLNLTGSINGIPLNTNYVGWAGTPNLYLVQGQPIGSFYTLEHTGVNGNGVETVKDRDGSGLIDQGARSADRYNAGSALPTYTFAFNPTYRYKDFDVSMLWRGSGGNKIYNALNQRLSMLENTGSSNILQSAVDKGIRSSPYGSDIWLEDGSFIRLDNVTAGYTFRFTDKYIDNIRLSLTGNNLLLITDYTGVDPELNVSASGDPADNFGQDKGIYPRTRSIAFGLTVKFK, encoded by the coding sequence TTGAAAATAACTACACTACTCATATTGGTCGCCATGTTTAATGTTAAAGCGAGTACTTATGCCCAAAAAACAAAAGTAACCCTTGAATTAAACAATTCAACAATCGAAAAGGTTATTGAGACCATTGAACAAAAAACAGATTTCAGGTTTATTTACAAATTGAATGACATCGACTTAGATCGAACGATTTCAATTTCTGTAAAAGACCAATCGATATATGTTGTTCTGGATAGACTTTTTAAAGGAACTCCAACCGAATTTAAAATTCGCGATACCCAGATTATTCTAAAAAAGCCAGAACTTAAAACAGAAGTTATTCAGTTTCAAAAACAAACCGTTTCCGGAATCATCACGGATGAAAATGGTTTACCATTGCCTGGAGCATCTGTTTTTGAAGAAGGAACTAAAAACGGAATGGTAACTGATTTTGACGGTAAATACAAACTTACTGTCGAAAGCAATACCGCTGTAATTGTAGTAACTTTTATTGGATATAAAGAGAAAAAAGTAACCGCTAATCAAAGCGTTATCAACATTCAGCTTCTTCCTGACGCCACAAACTTACAGGAAATTGTTGTAGTTGGTTATGGTACTACTGCCAGAAAAGATGTTACAGGAGCAGTTTCTTCTATCGCTGCAAAAGACATGAACCAAGGTGCAATTGTAAATCCGTTATCTTTGATTTCAGGAAAAGCAGCCGGTGTAAACATTACTCAGGTTGGTAGTGAGCCAGGTTCAGGACCAAGTGTTCGTATTAGAGGAATCTCATCTTTGATTGGAGGAAATGATCCTTTGGTTGTAGTAGATGGAATTCAGGGAAATATGGATTTATTAAATCAGGTTCCTCCTAGTGAAATTGAAACTATAGATGTTTTAAAAGATGCTTCGGCCACTGCTGTTTACGGTTCCAGAGGAGCGCCTGGAGTTATCATTGTAACTACCAAAAAAAGTAAAGCAGGAAAAACTACTTTGGAATATAATGGATATACTTCTATAGATTTTATTCCAAAAAAACTGGATATGCTTGATGCTAACCAATGGTGGCAAACTGCCCAAAGTGTTGGTGTTCCAGCCTCTTCTAATCATGGTTCAAATACAGATTGGTACGGTCTTTTGACTCAAACTGGAATCACTCAAACTCACACTTTATCATTTGGAGGAGGAACTGATAAATTTAATTACAGAGCTTCTATTACAGCTATTTTGCAAGATGGTGTGGTAATTAATTCAAGCAATCAAAAATATATTGGTCGTTTGCAAGCGACACAATTGGCTCTTAATGACAAATTAAAATTGACGTTTAATTTAAATTCAGGAGTAAATAATGTAACAAATAGTATTGGGAGTATAGGAACTGTAGGTTATACTTCAAACCTAATTACAAATGCATTATTGGCAAGACCAACAGATCCTGTTTTTAATACTGATGGAAGTTATTTTACAGATTCAACCGTTTTTCACTATTTAAACCCTTATGCAGCTGCACAAGAAGTTACAAATGAAAAACAGGAAGATAATTTATTTGGAAGTTTAAAAGCCGAATTGGACTTAGGTAAAGGTTTCTCTGCAAATTGGTTTGGAAGCTGGAGAAAGACAAATTCTTCTACAGGATTTTACATGCCGTCAAAATCAACAGATGCTAATGCTGTTGAGCAAAACGGTTTTGCTAATATTGATAATAAGAGACAAAACGAAAAATTAACGAATCTTAGTCTTAACTACAAAAAGACTTTCGGAATCCATAGCTTTAATGCATTGGCTTTATACGAATGGCAAAGCCAAACTTATCAGGGTAATTATACTCAGGCAAGAGGTTTTATCAGTGATGAAGCTAGTTACAATGCACTCCAGTTTGGCGATTTGTCTAAAGTAAGAACCGGAGATATCAGATCTTATAAAAACGACAGAACTTTAGTTTCTTATTTAGGAAGATTAAACTACTCTTTATTAGACCGTTATTTACTTACAGCTAGTATCAGACGAGATGGTTCATCTGTATTTGGAGCCAATAATAAATGGGGGAATTTTCCATCTGCTTCTGTAGCATGGCAAATCAATAAAGAATCATTTATGACCAATCAGAATTTATTTTCTGAATTAAAATTACGTGTAGGTTATGGTGTAACCGGTAACCAACAAGGTCTTTTACCACAAACTTCATTGCCATTGGTAGATAGTGCCGGAACTATTTATTTTGGAGGATCTCTTATTACCAATTTTGGTATTTCTCAAAATGCAAATGCTGATTTGAAATGGGAAACAAAAAAACAAACCAATATCGGGCTTGATTTTGCTCTTTTTGAAAACAGATTAAGAGGTAGTATAGATGTTTACGATTCTACAACAGATAATTTATTATTCAACTACACTGTACCGCAACCGCCATATCCGTACGATCAAATTAAAGCAAACGTTGGAAGTATTTCAAATAAAGGTTTAGAAGTTGCTTTGGCTTATGATGTTATAAAATCAGAAAACAGCACACTTACATTAGCAGGAAACGTATCCTTTATGAAAAACGAAGTACTTAATTTAACCGGCAGCATTAATGGTATTCCTTTAAATACTAATTATGTAGGCTGGGCTGGTACGCCAAATTTATATTTAGTACAAGGACAACCAATTGGTTCATTTTATACTTTAGAGCATACCGGAGTTAATGGAAACGGTGTCGAAACTGTAAAGGATCGCGACGGAAGCGGCCTTATAGATCAAGGTGCAAGAAGCGCAGATCGCTATAATGCTGGTTCAGCATTACCAACTTATACATTTGCTTTTAACCCAACTTATAGATACAAAGATTTTGATGTATCTATGTTATGGAGAGGTTCTGGAGGAAACAAAATTTACAACGCCCTTAATCAAAGATTAAGTATGTTGGAGAATACTGGTAGTTCAAATATTTTACAAAGTGCTGTCGACAAAGGAATTCGTTCTTCACCATACGGATCTGATATATGGTTGGAGGATGGTTCATTCATTCGTCTGGATAATGTTACCGCAGGATATACTTTCCGTTTTACTGATAAGTACATAGACAATATTCGACTTTCTCTTACCGGAAACAATTTACTTCTTATCACAGATTACACAGGTGTTGATCCGGAATTGAACGTAAGTGCAAGTGGTGACCCTGCTGATAATTTTGGTCAGGATAAAGGTATTTACCCACGTACCAGAAGTATTGCATTTGGTTTGACTGTAAAATTTAAATAG
- a CDS encoding RNA polymerase sigma-70 factor, which produces MLETNNHSEKLLVSELKNGNEKAFRSLFDLYHQDIYGYSISLLKSKEAAEENVQDVFMKVWQNRENLNPDQSFKAYIFTIARNQAFNVLNKAANDLVLKEAVFYESQKSHEYGDYSIREEDCKKLRKQAMKQLPPKRKQIFKMSRKKGMSYEEISQELGISINTVRNQMSKALESMRVFFQVHDEII; this is translated from the coding sequence ATGTTAGAAACAAACAACCATAGCGAAAAATTATTGGTGAGTGAGCTCAAAAATGGCAACGAAAAAGCATTTCGTTCTCTTTTTGATTTGTACCATCAGGATATCTATGGTTATAGCATTAGTCTTCTAAAATCAAAAGAAGCTGCTGAAGAAAATGTTCAGGATGTTTTTATGAAAGTTTGGCAAAACCGAGAAAATTTAAATCCGGACCAATCTTTTAAAGCTTATATTTTTACTATTGCGCGAAATCAGGCATTTAATGTTTTGAATAAAGCAGCAAATGATCTGGTGTTAAAAGAAGCTGTTTTTTATGAAAGTCAAAAATCGCATGAATATGGCGATTATTCGATTCGGGAAGAAGATTGCAAAAAACTTAGGAAACAGGCCATGAAACAATTGCCTCCCAAACGAAAGCAGATTTTTAAAATGTCCCGAAAGAAGGGAATGAGTTACGAAGAAATTAGCCAGGAACTTGGCATATCTATCAATACAGTCCGGAACCAAATGAGTAAAGCATTAGAATCGATGCGGGTCTTTTTTCAAGTTCATGACGAGATTATCTAA
- a CDS encoding FecR family protein: MNSNSEIKSLLQKFVLNECTPEETNEVVAYYKKNKLTDDFPSVEDIQALLIETPKMDRQTADDIFLNILSASKENETTIEIAPERSNFRKYISIAASIVVLLGVGFFYKQSLSTKTVEQKFDFKSSDIVLQLEDGQTQIISENNSAQVKDANGNIVGNQNGDKIVYDANTGLEKVAYNIIKIPYGKKFKLQLSDGTMVHLNAGTTLKYPVKFIAGENRQVFLNGEAFFDVAKDKKHPFIVNADALNVRVLGTHFNVSNYPEDAATDVVLVEGSVGMYGLNEEFDATKNTVLKPGYKGSFNRENNAISTKAVITDIYTSWINGGLTFRNMTFKNIITKLERRYNVTIVNKNEKLANEKFNASFSDEPIEKVMSYFNEIHGINYTIKNDQILIK; this comes from the coding sequence ATGAATTCAAATTCTGAAATAAAAAGTCTTTTACAAAAGTTTGTTTTAAACGAATGTACACCCGAAGAAACAAACGAGGTAGTTGCCTATTATAAAAAAAATAAACTTACAGATGATTTTCCTTCTGTAGAAGATATTCAGGCACTTCTTATCGAAACTCCAAAAATGGATCGACAAACTGCTGATGATATTTTCTTAAATATTCTGTCTGCTTCAAAAGAAAATGAAACTACGATTGAAATTGCTCCTGAAAGATCAAATTTCAGAAAATACATTTCGATTGCGGCTTCTATTGTTGTTTTATTAGGAGTTGGATTTTTCTACAAACAAAGCCTTTCAACTAAAACTGTTGAACAAAAATTTGATTTCAAAAGTTCTGATATCGTTTTACAATTAGAAGATGGGCAAACTCAAATTATATCAGAAAATAATTCGGCTCAGGTAAAAGATGCCAATGGAAATATTGTTGGGAATCAAAACGGAGATAAAATTGTTTACGATGCAAATACCGGTTTAGAGAAAGTAGCTTATAACATTATCAAAATTCCGTATGGCAAAAAATTCAAATTGCAATTGTCTGACGGAACAATGGTTCACCTAAACGCAGGAACAACTTTAAAATATCCTGTGAAATTTATTGCTGGCGAAAACAGACAGGTATTTCTAAACGGAGAAGCTTTTTTTGATGTTGCCAAAGACAAAAAACACCCTTTTATTGTAAATGCTGACGCGCTGAATGTACGTGTTTTGGGAACTCATTTTAATGTTTCTAATTATCCTGAAGATGCTGCTACAGATGTAGTTCTTGTAGAAGGTTCTGTTGGAATGTATGGCTTAAACGAAGAGTTTGATGCTACTAAAAATACTGTTTTAAAACCTGGTTATAAAGGAAGTTTCAATAGAGAAAACAATGCAATTTCTACCAAAGCTGTTATCACGGATATTTATACTTCCTGGATAAATGGCGGATTAACCTTTAGAAATATGACTTTCAAAAACATTATTACAAAATTGGAAAGACGCTATAATGTTACAATTGTAAACAAAAATGAAAAATTAGCCAACGAGAAATTTAATGCCAGCTTTAGCGATGAACCTATTGAAAAAGTTATGAGTTATTTCAATGAGATTCACGGCATTAATTACACCATAAAAAATGATCAAATACTAATTAAATAA